CCTTGGATATTCCTttgcttttattttaaatatacttatataaCGTGTTTTTACaacttttaaattaatatttgtttatttatccagtccaaaatgaataaaggCTACATGAAAACCGTTTTTGTTGTTTTAAGCTTGGTTGTATGCGCTACCAATAACGTACTTGCAGCCGAATCTGCTCCAAGTACTTCTAATACACCCAGCGCCGTTGACCAAAGAAAGGCTGCGTATGAaaatacgaaaaaaaaatatatataatataaatatgcatactcGTGAAACCAATGActtcataataattaaatattcaaaattccattttataaattcatttctttatttttttttacgcataaaaaataatctcATTTGACCAATAATAGTTTGGAGGCAAAACGTGAGGAATTTAAACGCATGACCTGTGATGACCCTGAAGAAATTCAAGCTGCAATGTCCCTAGCAAACGAACATGTATCACTTTTACTAAAAATTGCTGATAATATGGATGGTTTCGAGCCATTTCATACATACGGTCAATACTGTGAATCATATTATAAGAAATTTGGACATATAGAAATTGAACGATTTACTGGGAAAATGTTAGGCCATTATCAGGTATCAAATACCAAACAATATttaagatataaaaataagttaaaattaaataatcattattatatatatccatattttttttttattagtaCGATTACGTAATAAATACGATTTGGAATCACgataatttacaaaaattggatcaaaaatttattcttggtacataaaaaataatcaattaataaatttaatatgtgGTTATCACTCTTTATGGATGCTTAAATTTTACTATTGCTAtctgttatttttattaacattttgctatattcataatatttcatttatatgtgAAAAACAATAATCTTTTTAGGAAAACCTGTTCGTATATACACCCCAAATTTAGTCTTGTTTGAAAAACTTGACATAGATCAAATTCATCAATCCCgcaaaacaaaatatgctTTAGGGGCAAAAGCTCATGTaaggatatttttttcattattcctcttaaaattatattattcatattattatacattaatttatacaatacatatatttttttattcattaattttgtagATATCAGATGACATAACTGTA
This region of Plasmodium chabaudi chabaudi strain AS genome assembly, chromosome: 13 genomic DNA includes:
- a CDS encoding fam-a protein, which produces MNKGYMKTVFVVLSLVVCATNNVLAAESAPSTSNTPSAVDQRKAALEAKREEFKRMTCDDPEEIQAAMSLANEHVSLLLKIADNMDGFEPFHTYGQYCESYYKKFGHIEIERFTGKMLGHYQYDYVINTIWNHDNLQKLDQKFILGKPVRIYTPNLVLFEKLDIDQIHQSRKTKYALGAKAHISDDITVILCPTRVLKYDYDFHGNVNLKEMLERAEPIDEDADTEETLLKLNANVSGFVIKKIEDDKVDIIYLNAIFKDDRSTDFIFDRRIARSAVSGIIHLSYWGGEDRKAHPSIRSLTKL